The Amblyomma americanum isolate KBUSLIRL-KWMA chromosome 6, ASM5285725v1, whole genome shotgun sequence genome has a window encoding:
- the ATPsynCF6 gene encoding ATP synthase, coupling factor 6 encodes MALNARVTNLAKQCFMQCKRNYGVSAVLMQKSLDPIQQLFVDKIREYSQKSKSKSELFVDADASITKEYNDELQKAAVMYGGSKGADMTEFPKFNFQEPTLDPINLEQK; translated from the exons ATGGCCCTCAACGCAAGAGTCACCAACTTGGCCAAGCAGTGCTTCATGCAGTGCAAGAGGAACTACGGTGTCAGCGCCGTCCTCATGCAAAAGTCGCTTGATCCCATCCAGCAACTGTTCGTAGACAAGATCCGAGAGTACTCACAAAAGAGCAA GTCCAAGAGTGAGCTATTTGTTGATGCTGATGCCTCTATCACCAAGGAATACAATGATGAACTGCAGAAAGCAGCAGTCATGTATGGTGGCAGCAAGGGTGCTGACATGACTGAGTTCCCAAAATTCAACTTTCAAG AGCCAACATTGGACCCAATCAACTTGGAGCAGAAGTAG